A genomic window from Bombus pyrosoma isolate SC7728 linkage group LG8, ASM1482585v1, whole genome shotgun sequence includes:
- the LOC122570364 gene encoding coiled-coil domain-containing protein 112-like, producing MSANSGNSVKMKYDTSKKKVTSAQRDLYIRPLLRLKQQEDIFDKGLVGAIENMKIDPNLLQDIINEHKELSLKRRNFLNTMYKNIRDITSELDSAKHVAKNPEDLQKLDVNTYKSKLIKLSQKMQDFEKSCPLQTLMEEGTALNTEVHEFEFNLDKYEKAQKNGTRLSLLCKSRIENRQHNTECKDIDDFHALVAATGHTENWTMEDHLFFLKTRKRCGNIPALVAAIQKKCPDLSTEIIVNHEAWYKQYTDLREKQKAAVKEWRQRRESGKKKNIDEIDKEIGNRYEDEDFLNEIPREKATCILRKTKSSTTETRSTNSSASSTESKKKELIKKWKMEKENKRLMDEEQVKMQMKLKKEIEQNRRKKRKEKIQEALEQYKKKKSLENILRERDEQSKEKCTYDVTLIKAFREQDKEFTKKRKNLILRSKKPNKCESVNIRRIELVEARSYSTLFDTTKVWREKCRVEDSTMRFNELQYIKDVPKMCIRWRNEESEDLKI from the exons ATGAGCGCCAATAGCGGAAATAGTGTTAAAATGAAGTACGATacatcgaagaagaaagtgaCTTCCGCTCAAAGAGATTTATACATCAGACCACTATTAAGGTTGAAACAAcaagaagatatttttgataaaggACTTGTTGGTGCGAttgaaaacatgaaaatagaCCCGAATTTGTTACAGGATATTATAAATGAACACAAGGAATTGTCACTGAAAAG ACGGAACTTTTTGAACAcgatgtacaaaaatataagagaTATTACTTCTGAATTGGATTCTGCGAAACATGTGGCGAAAAATCCAGAAGATTTACAAAAACTAg atGTGAACACGTACAAGTCAAAATTGATCAAACTTTCGCAAAAAATGCAGGATTTCGAGAAATCTTGCCCTCTTCAAACATTAATGGAGGAAGGAACTGCATTAAATACTGAAGTACATgaattcgaatttaatttagataaatatgaaaaagcaCAGAAAAATGGGAcacgtttatcgttattatgCAAAAGTAGAATTGAAAATAGACAACACAATACAGAATGCAAAGACATAGACGATTTTCATGCTTTGGTTGCAGCAACAG GACACACAGAAAATTGGACCATGGAGGATCatctatttttcttaaaaacaagaaaaaggtGTGGAAATATACCAGCTCTGGTTGCAGCGATCCAAAAAAAGTGTCCAGATCTATCTACTGAAATTATAGTAAACCACGAGGCGTGGTACAAACAATACACAGATTTACGAGAAAAACAGAAGGCAGCAGTGAAAGAATGGCGTCAAAGGAGGGAAtcaggaaaaaagaaaaatatcgacgaaATAGATAAAGAAATCGGGAATCGTTACGAGGATGAAGATTTTCTAAATGAAATCCCCAGAGAGAAAGCAACatgtattttaagaaaaacgaAATCGTCTACAACGGAGACCAGAAGTACCAATAGCAGTGCCAGTTCGACCGAAAGcaagaaaaaggaattgattaaaaagtggaaaatggaaaaagaaaataagcgTTTGATGGACGAAGAACAGgtaaaaatgcaaatgaaattgaagaagGAAATAGAGCAAAATAGGAGGAAGAAGCGTAAAGAGAAGATCCAGGAAGCTCTGgaacaatataaaaagaagaaatctttggaaaatattttaagagaaaGGGATGAACAatctaaagaaaaatgtacatacgATGTAACTTTGATCAAAGCATTTAG AGAACAAGACAAAGAGtttactaaaaaaagaaaaaatttaattctacgtTCTAAGAAGCCAAACAAATGCGAATCAGTGAATATAAGAAGGATAGAGCTCGTAGAAGCAAGGAGCTATTCAACATTGTTTGATACTACAAAAGTTTGGAGAGAGAAATGCAGAGTGGAAGATTCGACAATGCGTTTTAACGAATTGCAATATATCAAGGACGTCCCAAAAAT GTGTATCCGATGGAGGAACGAAGAATCGGAGGATCTAAAAATCTAA